A window of the Streptomyces griseochromogenes genome harbors these coding sequences:
- a CDS encoding Zn-dependent alcohol dehydrogenase, with protein sequence MRAAVLHEIGQDKLEVLEDIEAVGFGPGKVRVRVRATGLCHSDLSAMNGVLPQPAPFVPGHEGAGEILEVGENVRHLKPGDRVVICWLPACGACPACKRGQTELCLAGFMNAGTPNFKRTGGSATDVFGFAGTGTFAEEVVVDAGCAVPIPEDVPFDIAALIGCGVTTGLGAALNTAALEAGSSVAVIGCGGVGISAVQGARLKGAAEIVAVDPVAARREAALRFGATRAVAPEELADAKQQVTGGEGFDYVFEVVGRSATARTAYENTRRGGTLVVVGAGAMDDFLQLNMFELFFDEKRILPSMYGGGDVLRSYERTIALWRAGRIDLEGLITHRVPLAEINEALDQMRTGTALRTCIEI encoded by the coding sequence ATGCGCGCAGCCGTACTGCACGAGATCGGCCAGGACAAGCTGGAGGTCCTTGAGGACATCGAGGCGGTGGGCTTTGGCCCCGGCAAGGTCCGGGTCCGGGTGCGGGCCACCGGGCTGTGCCACTCGGACCTGTCCGCGATGAACGGGGTGCTGCCGCAGCCGGCCCCGTTCGTGCCCGGCCACGAGGGCGCGGGCGAGATCCTCGAGGTCGGCGAGAACGTCAGGCACCTGAAGCCCGGCGACCGGGTCGTCATCTGCTGGCTGCCCGCCTGCGGCGCCTGTCCCGCCTGCAAACGCGGCCAGACCGAACTGTGCCTGGCCGGGTTCATGAACGCGGGCACCCCCAACTTCAAGCGCACCGGCGGCAGCGCTACCGACGTATTCGGCTTCGCGGGCACCGGCACCTTCGCCGAGGAGGTCGTCGTGGACGCGGGCTGCGCGGTGCCGATCCCCGAGGACGTGCCCTTCGACATCGCGGCCCTCATCGGCTGCGGTGTGACGACCGGGCTCGGCGCCGCCCTCAACACCGCGGCTCTGGAGGCCGGTTCGTCGGTCGCCGTCATCGGCTGCGGGGGCGTCGGCATCTCGGCCGTGCAGGGGGCCCGGCTGAAGGGCGCCGCCGAGATCGTCGCCGTCGACCCGGTCGCCGCCCGGCGCGAGGCCGCGCTCAGGTTCGGCGCCACCAGAGCCGTCGCGCCCGAGGAGCTGGCCGACGCTAAGCAGCAGGTCACCGGCGGCGAGGGCTTCGACTACGTCTTCGAGGTCGTCGGCAGGTCGGCCACCGCCCGCACCGCGTACGAGAACACCCGGCGCGGCGGCACGCTCGTCGTGGTCGGCGCGGGCGCCATGGACGACTTCCTGCAACTCAACATGTTCGAGCTGTTCTTCGACGAGAAGCGGATCCTGCCGTCCATGTACGGCGGCGGGGACGTCCTGCGCTCCTACGAGCGCACCATCGCCCTGTGGCGGGCGGGCCGCATCGACCTGGAGGGCCTGATCACCCACCGGGTGCCGCTGGCGGAGATCAACGAGGCACTGGACCAGATGCGTACCGGGACGGCCCTGCGTACCTGCATCGAGATCTGA
- a CDS encoding MaoC/PaaZ C-terminal domain-containing protein, whose translation MPIDAAKALAAEPRTGEIRWSAKDVQLYHLGIGAGANPDKDSPATDPDELRYTLESRLHVLPSFATVAGAGSPGVISGLSMPGIDVDLAKVLHGGQTLRIHRPIPAEGTATATGRIAAVYDKGKAAVLVMRTEVADAEGPLWTNDAQIFVRGEGGWGGDRGPSARLDPPAGEPDRAVERPLRADQALLYRLSGDHNPLHADPEFAKLAGFDKPILHGLCTYGITLKAVVDTLLGGDVTRVRSYATRFAGVVYPGETLRIRMWREDGRVRVEVGAVDRAGAPVLTDTVVEHS comes from the coding sequence ATGCCCATCGACGCAGCCAAGGCCCTCGCCGCCGAGCCCCGGACCGGCGAGATCCGCTGGAGTGCCAAGGACGTCCAGCTCTACCACCTCGGCATCGGCGCCGGCGCCAACCCGGACAAGGACAGCCCCGCCACCGATCCCGACGAGCTGCGCTACACCCTGGAATCCCGGCTGCACGTCCTGCCCAGCTTCGCCACCGTCGCCGGCGCCGGCTCGCCCGGGGTGATCAGCGGCCTGTCCATGCCCGGCATCGACGTCGACCTGGCCAAGGTCCTGCACGGCGGCCAGACGCTCCGGATCCACCGCCCCATCCCGGCCGAGGGCACCGCCACCGCCACCGGCCGCATCGCCGCGGTGTACGACAAGGGCAAGGCCGCCGTCCTCGTCATGCGCACCGAGGTCGCCGACGCCGAGGGCCCGCTGTGGACCAACGACGCCCAGATCTTCGTCCGCGGCGAGGGCGGCTGGGGCGGCGACCGCGGGCCCTCCGCCCGGCTCGACCCGCCCGCCGGCGAGCCCGACCGGGCCGTCGAGCGGCCCCTGCGCGCCGACCAGGCCCTGCTCTACCGCCTCTCCGGCGACCACAACCCACTGCACGCCGACCCCGAGTTCGCCAAGCTCGCCGGGTTCGACAAGCCCATCCTGCACGGGCTGTGCACCTACGGCATCACGCTGAAGGCGGTCGTGGACACGCTGCTCGGCGGCGATGTGACCCGGGTCCGCTCCTACGCCACCCGCTTCGCCGGAGTCGTGTACCCGGGCGAGACCCTGCGCATCCGCATGTGGCGCGAGGACGGCCGGGTGCGGGTCGAGGTGGGCGCGGTGGACCGGGCCGGCGCACCGGTCCTCACCGACACCGTCGTCGAACACTCCTAG
- a CDS encoding sensor histidine kinase, with protein MSWWAETRRRIQDLREARARWQADMERFRAEQKAARKNGGVPETDHPGPPPTGFALLPWLLMGMGAFSNLLQGKTPNPWVGGLGLLAFNSLYVYVTFRAFDRDKREAVSTRVALGLMGLITTGLAVGYGGNWLMFFPLLGLATGATLRGPWLGRTGVLLAIYAGAVSGVRDGWGDASNIGYATFLSSMVTAAILGLSEAVRELRAAREELARRAVEKERLRFSRDLHDLLGHTLSVIVVKSEAARRLAPRDMDAALTQIGDIESVGRQALTEIREAVTGYREGSLATELARARSALSAGSMQPVVSQSGIPLAPQTEALLGWVVREAVTNVVRHSDATRCEITVESTAEQARLTVTDNGSGKAVSRPREGIGGTGLKGLTERLAAAGGSLTAGPSPRGGFTVTAELPVDPAQLTAAGTATAPRAS; from the coding sequence ATGTCGTGGTGGGCGGAGACGAGACGCCGCATCCAGGACCTGCGCGAGGCGCGGGCCCGCTGGCAGGCGGACATGGAGCGCTTCAGGGCCGAGCAGAAGGCCGCCCGGAAGAACGGGGGCGTCCCGGAGACCGATCACCCGGGCCCGCCGCCCACCGGCTTCGCCCTGCTCCCCTGGCTGCTGATGGGCATGGGGGCCTTCTCCAACCTGCTGCAGGGCAAGACCCCCAACCCGTGGGTCGGCGGCCTGGGCCTGCTGGCCTTCAACTCCCTGTACGTCTACGTCACCTTCCGCGCCTTCGACCGTGACAAGCGCGAGGCGGTCTCCACGCGGGTGGCGCTGGGGCTGATGGGCCTGATCACCACGGGCCTGGCCGTCGGGTACGGCGGCAACTGGCTGATGTTCTTCCCGCTGCTGGGCCTCGCGACCGGCGCTACGTTGCGCGGCCCCTGGCTGGGCCGTACCGGCGTGCTGCTCGCGATCTACGCGGGAGCCGTCTCCGGCGTCCGCGACGGCTGGGGAGACGCGTCGAACATCGGCTACGCGACCTTTCTGTCGAGCATGGTGACCGCCGCGATCCTCGGCCTGTCCGAGGCCGTGCGCGAGCTGCGCGCCGCCCGGGAGGAGCTGGCCCGGCGGGCGGTGGAGAAGGAGCGGCTGCGGTTCTCCCGCGATCTGCACGACCTGCTCGGCCACACCCTGTCGGTGATCGTGGTGAAGTCGGAGGCGGCCCGGCGGCTGGCGCCGCGCGACATGGACGCGGCGCTGACGCAGATCGGTGACATCGAGTCGGTGGGCCGGCAGGCCCTCACCGAGATCCGCGAGGCGGTGACCGGCTACCGCGAGGGCAGCCTGGCCACCGAGCTGGCCCGGGCCCGCTCGGCGCTGTCCGCGGGGAGCATGCAGCCGGTGGTGAGCCAGTCCGGAATCCCGCTGGCCCCGCAGACGGAGGCGCTGCTCGGCTGGGTGGTGCGCGAGGCGGTCACCAACGTGGTCCGGCACAGCGATGCCACCCGCTGCGAGATCACCGTCGAGAGCACCGCCGAACAGGCGAGGCTCACCGTCACGGACAACGGCAGCGGCAAGGCCGTCTCGCGTCCTCGCGAGGGCATCGGCGGCACCGGCCTGAAGGGACTGACCGAGCGCCTCGCGGCGGCGGGCGGCTCCCTCACGGCCGGCCCGTCGCCGCGCGGCGGCTTCACGGTCACCGCCGAGCTCCCGGTGGATCCGGCGCAACTGACCGCCGCGGGAACGGCTACGGCGCCCAGGGCGAGCTGA
- a CDS encoding alpha-L-arabinofuranosidase B — MFPGLPRSCPRRLRSAALSVLAVFATIAALVVGVGAPQAAAASPLPCDVYAAAGTPCVAAHSLVRALYASYSGSLYQVKRASDGATANIGLLSAGGYADAAAQDSFCSRTTCIITEIYDQSPRHNNLTVEGAGGAGAADVGAPADALPVTVGGHQVYGLEISAGMGYRDNSTSGVAVNGQAEGMYMVTSGTHVNNRCCFDYGNAETNNKDTGNGHMDAINFGTECWFSPCYGQGPWVQADLENGLFQSDAGYSENTSDTGTGPLPFVTALLKNNGQNHFALKYGNAQSGGLTTTYSGGEPTTSGYSPMHQEGAIVLGTGGDNSNGSIGSFFEGVMTSGIPTDAADNAVQSNIVSVGYGGATGSTGTLNPGSEISLRATTSCCTGDYVRHQDNAAVLSPVTSGSSSLDKNDATWIVRRGLADSSCVSFESRNYPGDFLRHYDYRLHRQPMDGTSRFRADATFCPHTGKSGTGTSFASYNYPTRYLRHYDYNVYIASDGGSNDFDSGTSWSADVSWAVSSPWAP; from the coding sequence GTGTTCCCAGGACTTCCGCGCTCCTGTCCACGGCGGCTGCGCAGCGCCGCCCTCTCCGTGCTCGCGGTCTTCGCGACCATCGCCGCGCTCGTCGTCGGCGTCGGCGCCCCGCAGGCCGCCGCCGCGAGCCCGCTGCCCTGTGACGTCTACGCCGCCGCGGGCACGCCCTGCGTCGCCGCGCACAGCCTGGTCCGCGCGCTGTACGCGTCGTACAGCGGCTCGCTCTACCAGGTGAAGCGGGCCTCCGACGGCGCCACCGCGAACATCGGCCTGCTGTCGGCCGGCGGGTACGCCGACGCGGCCGCCCAGGACTCCTTCTGCTCCCGCACGACCTGCATCATCACCGAGATCTACGACCAGTCCCCGCGCCACAACAACCTCACCGTGGAGGGCGCGGGCGGGGCCGGCGCGGCCGATGTGGGGGCGCCCGCGGACGCCCTGCCGGTGACCGTCGGCGGGCACCAGGTCTACGGCCTGGAGATCTCCGCCGGCATGGGCTACCGGGACAACTCCACCTCGGGCGTGGCCGTGAACGGGCAGGCCGAGGGGATGTACATGGTGACCTCCGGCACCCATGTCAACAACCGCTGCTGCTTCGACTACGGCAACGCCGAGACGAACAACAAGGACACCGGCAACGGCCACATGGACGCCATCAACTTCGGCACCGAGTGCTGGTTCTCCCCGTGCTACGGGCAGGGGCCCTGGGTGCAGGCCGACCTGGAGAACGGGCTGTTCCAGTCGGATGCCGGATACAGCGAGAACACGTCCGATACGGGCACCGGACCGCTGCCGTTCGTGACCGCGCTGCTGAAGAACAACGGGCAGAATCATTTCGCGCTGAAATACGGCAATGCGCAATCGGGCGGACTGACCACCACCTATTCCGGGGGCGAGCCGACCACGAGCGGCTACTCGCCGATGCACCAGGAGGGCGCGATCGTCCTCGGCACCGGCGGTGACAACAGCAACGGCTCCATCGGGTCCTTCTTCGAAGGCGTGATGACCTCCGGCATCCCGACCGACGCCGCCGACAACGCCGTACAGAGCAACATCGTCTCCGTCGGTTACGGCGGCGCGACCGGCAGCACCGGCACCCTGAACCCCGGCTCGGAGATCTCGCTGCGCGCGACGACGTCCTGCTGCACCGGCGACTATGTCCGCCATCAGGACAACGCGGCCGTCCTCTCCCCGGTGACGTCCGGAAGTTCGTCCCTCGACAAGAACGACGCCACCTGGATCGTGCGCCGGGGGCTCGCCGACAGTTCCTGTGTCTCCTTCGAGTCACGGAACTATCCCGGTGACTTCCTGCGCCACTACGACTACCGGCTCCACCGGCAGCCCATGGACGGCACCAGCCGGTTCCGGGCCGACGCCACCTTCTGTCCGCACACCGGCAAGAGCGGCACCGGCACCTCGTTCGCCTCGTACAACTACCCGACGAGATACCTGCGCCACTACGACTACAACGTCTACATAGCGAGCGACGGCGGGTCGAACGACTTCGACAGCGGCACCTCGTGGAGCGCCGATGTGAGCTGGGCCGTCAGCTCGCCCTGGGCGCCGTAG
- a CDS encoding response regulator transcription factor: protein MKNIRVLLAEDQGMMRGALALLLGMEDDIEVVAQVSTGDAIVPAALLHRPDVALLDIELPGISGLDAAAELREQAPGCRVLILTTFGRPGYLRRAMEAGAAGFLVKDGPVEELAAAIRRVLTGETVVDPALAAAALSAGPNPLTARECDVLKASADGATVADVAAKLRLSESTVRNYLSSAIGKTGTRNRAEAVREARQQGWL, encoded by the coding sequence GTGAAGAACATCCGAGTCCTGCTCGCCGAGGACCAGGGCATGATGCGCGGCGCCCTCGCCCTGCTGCTCGGCATGGAGGACGACATCGAGGTGGTCGCGCAGGTCTCGACCGGCGACGCGATCGTTCCGGCGGCGCTGCTGCACCGGCCGGACGTGGCCCTGCTGGACATCGAGCTGCCGGGCATCAGCGGTCTGGACGCGGCGGCCGAGCTGCGCGAGCAGGCGCCCGGCTGCCGGGTGCTGATCCTGACGACTTTCGGGCGGCCCGGCTATCTGCGCCGGGCCATGGAGGCCGGGGCGGCCGGGTTCCTCGTCAAGGACGGACCGGTGGAGGAGCTCGCCGCGGCGATCCGGCGGGTGCTCACCGGGGAGACCGTGGTCGATCCGGCGCTCGCCGCGGCCGCGCTCAGCGCCGGGCCGAATCCGCTGACGGCCCGGGAGTGCGATGTGCTGAAGGCGTCGGCGGACGGGGCGACGGTCGCGGACGTCGCCGCGAAGCTCCGCCTGTCCGAGTCCACGGTCCGCAACTACCTGTCGTCCGCGATCGGCAAGACCGGGACGCGCAACCGGGCGGAGGCGGTGCGGGAGGCCAGGCAGCAGGGGTGGCTGTGA
- a CDS encoding SigE family RNA polymerase sigma factor, with protein MGDRKQARDEEFQNFMIGRWPRLMRTAFLLTGEQHAAEDLVQSTLEQVYVHWRKVNSADDPEAYVRRVMINAHARRHRRRLKEFLAPKDDSGLVREVPETGDRIAQADDRGALLKALAQLPARQREAVVLRYWEDLTETQTAEAMGCSVGTVKSNAAKGIAKLRVLPGLAEMVTQGGRK; from the coding sequence ATGGGGGATCGGAAGCAGGCTCGGGACGAGGAGTTCCAGAACTTCATGATCGGCCGCTGGCCGCGGTTGATGCGCACGGCGTTTCTCCTCACGGGGGAGCAGCACGCCGCGGAGGACCTGGTCCAGTCGACGCTGGAACAGGTCTATGTGCACTGGCGCAAGGTCAACTCCGCCGACGACCCGGAGGCGTACGTACGGCGCGTGATGATCAACGCGCATGCGCGCAGGCACAGACGGAGACTCAAGGAGTTCCTGGCACCGAAGGACGACTCGGGCCTGGTGCGCGAGGTGCCCGAGACGGGCGACCGGATCGCACAGGCCGACGACCGCGGCGCTCTGCTCAAGGCGCTCGCCCAGCTGCCCGCGCGGCAGCGGGAGGCGGTGGTCCTGCGCTACTGGGAGGACCTGACGGAGACCCAGACGGCGGAGGCGATGGGCTGCTCGGTCGGCACGGTCAAGAGCAACGCCGCCAAGGGCATCGCGAAACTCCGCGTCCTGCCCGGACTGGCGGAGATGGTGACGCAGGGAGGGCGGAAGTGA
- a CDS encoding MFS transporter, with protein sequence MTLMLEAAGIPPLISRRVTPPTWLVVALACAGQFLVVLDVSVVNVALPSMRTDLGLSASGLQWVVNAYAIAFAGFMLLGGRAGDLYGRKRMFLVGLCLFTLASLGGGLAQEGWQLLLARAVQGLGAAVLAPSTLTLLTAAVPEGPARARAIATWTAVGAGGGAAGGLVGGVLVDTLSWRWVLLINVPVGAVVLAGSLRWLTESRTGDGRRLDLPGALLVTAGLATLAYGISQTEAEGWTAAATLVPLAVGLALVGAFLAVEARTAAPLMPLGLFRLRSVASANTAMFLSGSAMFCMWFFMTLYAQNVLGYSPLGAGLALVPSSLAVVLGSKLAPRYLPTLGARNVAVLGALVAAAGFAWQSTMTADGGYLTSIMIPGILMMLGAGLSATPLAALATSGAAPSDAGLVSGLVNTSRTMGGSLGLAVMSTIAAARTARTGDGVGAEALTEGYALAFRAGTGVLLGGAVLMLLWLPRRISPSPAK encoded by the coding sequence ATGACACTCATGCTCGAAGCCGCCGGCATTCCGCCCCTCATATCCCGCCGTGTCACGCCCCCCACCTGGCTGGTGGTGGCGCTGGCCTGCGCCGGACAGTTCCTGGTCGTACTCGATGTGTCCGTGGTGAACGTCGCCCTGCCGTCGATGCGCACGGACCTCGGGCTGAGCGCCTCCGGTCTGCAGTGGGTGGTGAACGCGTACGCCATCGCCTTCGCCGGGTTCATGCTGCTCGGCGGGCGGGCCGGTGATCTGTACGGCCGTAAGCGGATGTTCCTGGTCGGGCTCTGCCTGTTCACGCTGGCCTCGCTGGGCGGCGGGCTCGCCCAGGAGGGCTGGCAGCTGCTGCTGGCGCGGGCCGTGCAGGGGCTGGGCGCGGCGGTGCTGGCGCCCTCGACACTGACGCTGCTGACGGCGGCGGTGCCCGAGGGGCCGGCCCGGGCGCGGGCGATCGCCACCTGGACCGCGGTGGGCGCGGGCGGCGGGGCCGCGGGCGGACTGGTCGGCGGGGTGCTGGTGGACACGCTGTCCTGGCGCTGGGTGCTGCTGATCAACGTGCCCGTCGGCGCGGTGGTCCTGGCCGGCTCGCTGAGGTGGCTGACGGAGAGCCGGACGGGGGACGGGCGCCGGCTCGACCTGCCGGGCGCGCTGCTGGTGACGGCGGGGCTGGCGACGCTGGCCTACGGCATCTCGCAGACCGAGGCCGAGGGGTGGACGGCCGCGGCCACGCTGGTGCCGCTGGCCGTGGGACTCGCGCTGGTCGGAGCGTTCCTCGCCGTCGAGGCCCGCACGGCGGCCCCGCTGATGCCGCTCGGACTGTTCCGGCTGCGCTCGGTGGCCTCGGCCAACACGGCGATGTTCCTGAGCGGTTCGGCGATGTTCTGCATGTGGTTCTTCATGACGCTGTACGCGCAGAACGTGCTCGGCTACTCCCCGCTCGGCGCCGGACTCGCGCTGGTGCCCAGCTCCCTGGCGGTGGTGCTCGGCTCCAAGCTGGCGCCCCGCTATCTGCCGACGCTGGGTGCCCGCAACGTGGCCGTGCTGGGGGCGTTGGTGGCGGCCGCCGGGTTCGCGTGGCAGTCGACGATGACCGCCGACGGCGGCTACCTGACCTCGATCATGATCCCGGGGATCCTGATGATGCTGGGCGCCGGGCTCTCGGCGACGCCGCTGGCCGCGCTGGCCACCTCGGGGGCCGCGCCCTCGGACGCCGGGCTGGTGTCCGGTCTGGTCAACACCTCGCGCACGATGGGCGGTTCGCTCGGGCTCGCGGTCATGTCGACGATCGCCGCGGCGCGCACCGCCCGCACCGGCGACGGCGTCGGGGCCGAGGCGCTGACCGAGGGGTACGCGCTGGCGTTCCGGGCCGGGACCGGAGTGCTGCTGGGCGGGGCGGTGCTCATGCTGCTGTGGCTGCCGCGGAGGATTTCTCCGAGTCCCGCGAAATGA
- a CDS encoding thiolase C-terminal domain-containing protein — MKAYVAGVGMTRFEKPETRDWQYWDMVREAGGAALADAGITYSDVEQVPVGYCFQPSTAGQRAAYELGLTGVPVYNVNNNCATGATALMLARQLVEGGACDCVLALGFEKMKKGALGGGADGGARGGAADDWSSTSPVARHYGIMAARHGFEMTPPTAQIFGDAAREHMEKYGTTEAQLAAVAAKNHRHSAHNPYAQFRDVYEVADVLAARTVHRPLTKLQCSPTSDGAAAAVVVSGRFAEERSLTGVVEIAGQAMTTDTEESFASGSCIDVVGQPMSREAARRAYERAGLGIEDVHVVELHDCFSVNELLTYEALGMCPAGESGKLVESGATTYGGRWVVNPSGGLISKGHPLGATGLAQAAELVWQLRGEAGERQVPGARVGLAHNIGLGGAAVVTLLRAV; from the coding sequence ATGAAGGCCTATGTCGCCGGGGTCGGAATGACCCGCTTCGAGAAGCCCGAGACGCGAGACTGGCAGTACTGGGACATGGTGCGGGAGGCGGGGGGCGCGGCGCTCGCGGACGCCGGCATCACCTACTCCGATGTGGAACAGGTTCCCGTCGGTTACTGCTTCCAGCCCTCGACCGCCGGCCAGCGCGCCGCCTATGAGCTGGGTCTCACCGGTGTCCCCGTCTACAACGTCAACAACAACTGCGCGACCGGCGCGACCGCGCTGATGCTGGCCCGGCAACTGGTCGAGGGTGGGGCCTGCGACTGCGTGCTGGCCCTCGGCTTCGAGAAGATGAAGAAGGGCGCGCTCGGGGGAGGGGCCGACGGAGGAGCCCGCGGCGGAGCCGCTGATGACTGGAGCTCGACCTCCCCGGTCGCCCGGCACTACGGGATCATGGCCGCCCGGCACGGCTTCGAGATGACCCCGCCCACCGCGCAGATCTTCGGTGACGCGGCCCGCGAGCACATGGAGAAGTACGGCACGACCGAGGCCCAGCTCGCGGCGGTCGCCGCGAAGAACCACCGGCACTCGGCGCACAACCCCTACGCCCAGTTCCGGGACGTGTACGAGGTGGCCGACGTCCTCGCCGCGCGCACGGTGCACCGGCCGCTGACCAAGCTGCAGTGCTCACCGACGTCGGACGGCGCGGCGGCGGCCGTGGTGGTCTCCGGGCGGTTCGCCGAGGAGCGCTCCCTGACCGGGGTGGTCGAGATCGCCGGGCAGGCCATGACCACGGACACCGAGGAGTCCTTCGCGTCCGGCTCCTGCATCGACGTCGTCGGGCAGCCGATGTCCCGCGAGGCGGCCCGGCGGGCGTACGAGCGGGCCGGGCTCGGCATCGAGGACGTGCACGTCGTGGAGCTGCACGACTGCTTCTCCGTCAATGAACTGCTGACCTACGAAGCGCTCGGCATGTGCCCGGCGGGGGAGTCCGGCAAGCTCGTGGAGTCCGGGGCGACGACGTACGGCGGCCGCTGGGTGGTGAACCCGTCCGGCGGGCTGATCTCCAAGGGACATCCACTGGGCGCGACGGGCCTCGCCCAGGCCGCCGAGCTGGTCTGGCAGCTGCGCGGCGAGGCGGGGGAACGGCAGGTGCCCGGAGCCCGGGTGGGCCTCGCCCACAACATCGGTCTCGGCGGGGCGGCGGTGGTGACCCTGCTGCGGGCGGTGTAG
- a CDS encoding MFS transporter → MTHTTTDQPGRRTSGAVVPVLAFAGIVVAVMQTLLVPVIKDLPQLLDTAPSNATWVLTSTLLSGAVATPIMGRLGDLYGKRRMLILSLAVMVVGALVSALTSQLLTMIVGRTLQGFAMGAIPLGIGLMRDMLPREKLGSAMALMSSSIGVGGGLALPAAALVAQHTNWHALFYGAAGLGALSIVLTLLVVPESPMRAEGSFDLLGALGLSTGLVLLLLPITKGSDWGWSSGTTLGLFAASVAVLLLWGLYELRTKAPLVDLRTTARREVLLTNLASIMVGVSFYVVSLVLPQLLQLPKATGYGLGQSMVVAGLCVAPLGLTMMFTAPVYARLSARYGPKTTLIIGLLIIAIGYGGGLGLMDAAWQTIVTSVVLGAGIGLAYSSLPALIVGAVPASETGAANGLNTLMRSIGTSVSSAVIGMVLANTANNVGGIAIPTMRGFHVSFLIATAAVAVGLLLAVFLPKASRPAEQHTQLRASSEEDAVLERAEEVLRGFRGRVLDAAGVPVARAKVTLIDRRGRQAGATVSGEDGSYAVAVPAQGAYVLAARAAGHGPLASSATHSGEERAVDLDLSLPGEVVSA, encoded by the coding sequence ATGACCCACACGACGACCGACCAGCCCGGCCGGAGGACAAGCGGGGCCGTGGTCCCGGTGCTCGCCTTCGCGGGCATCGTGGTCGCGGTGATGCAGACCCTGCTCGTGCCGGTCATCAAGGACCTGCCGCAGCTGCTGGACACCGCCCCCAGCAACGCCACCTGGGTCCTCACCTCGACCCTCCTGTCCGGCGCCGTGGCCACCCCGATCATGGGCCGGCTCGGCGACCTCTACGGCAAGCGGCGCATGCTGATCCTCAGCCTCGCCGTGATGGTGGTCGGCGCCCTGGTCAGCGCGCTCACCAGCCAGCTGCTCACGATGATCGTGGGCCGCACCCTCCAGGGCTTCGCCATGGGCGCGATCCCGCTCGGCATCGGCCTGATGCGGGACATGCTGCCGCGCGAGAAGCTCGGCTCGGCCATGGCCCTGATGAGCTCCTCCATAGGCGTGGGCGGCGGCCTCGCGCTGCCCGCCGCCGCCCTGGTCGCGCAGCACACGAACTGGCACGCCCTGTTCTACGGCGCCGCGGGGCTCGGCGCGCTCTCCATCGTCCTGACCCTCCTCGTCGTACCGGAGTCCCCGATGCGCGCCGAGGGCTCCTTCGACCTGCTCGGCGCGCTCGGCCTGTCGACCGGCCTGGTGCTGCTCCTGCTGCCCATCACCAAGGGCAGCGACTGGGGCTGGTCCTCCGGCACCACGCTCGGTCTGTTCGCGGCGTCCGTCGCCGTACTCCTCCTGTGGGGCCTGTACGAGCTGCGCACGAAGGCACCGCTGGTCGACCTGCGCACCACCGCCCGCCGTGAGGTGCTGCTCACCAACCTGGCCTCGATCATGGTCGGCGTCAGCTTCTACGTCGTCTCGCTCGTCCTGCCCCAGCTGCTCCAGCTGCCCAAGGCCACCGGCTACGGCCTCGGCCAGTCCATGGTCGTCGCGGGCCTGTGCGTGGCCCCGCTGGGCCTGACGATGATGTTCACGGCACCGGTGTACGCCCGCCTGTCCGCCCGCTACGGCCCGAAGACCACCCTGATCATCGGCCTGCTGATCATCGCCATCGGCTACGGCGGCGGCCTCGGCCTGATGGACGCGGCCTGGCAGACCATCGTCACCTCGGTCGTCCTCGGCGCCGGCATCGGCCTCGCCTACTCCTCGCTGCCCGCCCTGATCGTCGGCGCCGTCCCGGCCTCGGAGACCGGCGCGGCCAACGGCCTGAACACCCTGATGCGGTCCATCGGTACGTCCGTCTCCAGCGCCGTCATCGGCATGGTGCTGGCCAACACGGCGAACAACGTCGGCGGGATCGCGATCCCGACCATGCGCGGCTTCCACGTCTCCTTCCTGATCGCCACCGCCGCCGTCGCGGTCGGCCTGCTGCTCGCGGTGTTCCTGCCGAAGGCCTCCCGCCCGGCCGAGCAGCACACTCAGCTGCGGGCGAGCAGCGAGGAGGACGCGGTGCTGGAGCGGGCCGAAGAGGTGCTGCGGGGCTTCCGGGGCCGGGTTCTGGATGCCGCGGGTGTGCCGGTCGCCCGGGCCAAGGTCACGCTGATCGACCGGCGGGGGCGGCAGGCCGGTGCGACCGTCTCCGGCGAGGACGGCAGCTATGCGGTCGCCGTTCCGGCCCAGGGTGCGTATGTGCTGGCCGCACGGGCTGCCGGGCACGGTCCGCTGGCCTCTTCCGCCACGCACTCCGGGGAGGAGCGGGCTGTCGATCTGGATCTTTCGTTGCCCGGGGAGGTTGTGAGCGCGTAG